From Toxotes jaculatrix isolate fToxJac2 chromosome 7, fToxJac2.pri, whole genome shotgun sequence:
ACCAGACACATTGGTGGTGAAACAGCGGTCCAGGGGCTCAGGACAAGTTGAGATCCGTGTGCAGTTCTTAGGGTCATGGGTTATACATGAGTAGCATTGTAATCCACATGctgtacaaaaatacaaaatactatCACACATGGTTTTACATACAAATCTAAGCTTACAAATCTAAGGCTCACAATTTTataaatttaaacaaacaaaaactgactgtTTAAACTAAATTTTTTCAAAAAAGTTCCCACATATTCCAAAGTGGTTTCCACCAGTAAGAAGACAATCATCAAAAAGTTTGCAGTAATGTCCTATACATCAAAATGTTCCACTAAGAGAACATGAGGAGAAacttgagagaaaaaaaaaaagcaaacatctgATTTTTGTCCATCCTAATGAGGTCCTTCTAAAAGAATGGAAACGAGAAATGATTAAACTACAGTGTGGAAGTGTTGCagattgtatttttaaaatcatcactgttcaaaaatatttccttccttttaaaatgatttaaaataagtatatttcatatatttacATGGTCAAATTACTGCTTTCAGACCCAACGACCCTTTCTCAGGTTGAACAACAACTGTTGCCTTTCACTGTGTATTACAGTGTTCAGCCAAAGCACATAAAACTCAGCTGTTCTTACCTGTGGATAGAATCATAAACAGGATCAAAGCTGCATAAAGCCGCATtgtgaacagagagaaaaacaaacttttttatCAGCCCAGTGAGAAGAGATGTGCATAGAAGATGTGACCTCTTGCAAAGCCCTCCTTTTATAGTCCAGCTTCTCACTCTTTTTCCAGAACTCAAACGTGCATTTCCTCATGAAACATCCTGCCAAGAAACCTGAATAACGTCAGCCCCAAAGCGAGCTCCTTATCCTTGAGACCACTCTGTAGATTGTTTACAGTTGTGTAAATTAAGACACGAGCTGAAAATGATATGGGATCATCTTTAGTAGCAGATCATCTGTTTTGTGTGACACAAATCGTATTGTAAATGTTGCAGTATAGTGTTTAATTCAAATAACTCTAGTATGTAACTCCATGTACTTACAGTTACATATGACATAACACATTTTGCGTGTTGAAATATatgtacaaaatataaaacatgttttctgtcagtAGTTCATCTAGTTTCTCTACAAATCTGCCAGGAAGGCAAATGAGTGATTCTAATCTAAATTcctctttattcatttattagaAATGTTATTTACCTAATTTATTTACTTAATCAGTCAAATCCACTGTCCCTGCACTGCAGATGGTCACAAGATGGCACCACAGTCCTTACTGTGGCGCCATCTTGTGACCATCTGCTGGAAGTGAGTTTAACATGCTTAGGTGGACTCATTTCTAAAGTGAACAATGAGCAATGTTGAGGGTTTTTGTGCCACTGTGAAAACATGCTACATCAAAAAAGTATACCATGCCAAAGAAAACCACTCTGTGGATTGTTTACAgttgtgtaaataaaaacataagctgAAAATGATATGGCATCATCTTGAGTAGCTGATCATCTGTTTTTTGTGACACAAATCGTATTGTAAATGTTGCAGTATAGTGTTTAATTCAAATAACTCTAGTATGTAACTCCATGTACTTACAGTTACATATGACATTACACATTTTGCGTGTTGAAATATatgtacaaaatataaaacacgtTTTCTATCAGTAGTTCATCTAGTTTCTCTACAAATCTGCCAGGAAGGCAAATGAGTGATTCTAATCTAAATTcctctttattcatttattagaaatgttatttacttgttttacctaatttatttactttatcaGTAAAATCCATTTCAGTTGTACAAGTACTTACTGTGGTGCCATTCTGTGACCATCTGCTGGAAGTGAGTTTAACATGCTTAGGCGGACTCATTTCTAGTGAACAATGAGCAATGTTAAGGGTCTTTGTGccactgtgaaaatgtgcaaCATCAAAAAAATATACCAtgccaaagaaaacagaaactctATGTGTTTGTTGAGCTGTCTGTCTGCAAACAGTGTATGTTTGGTGTTTTGCAAAGTGTGTTTAAGTCAGTTTAAgttaaaacaatgaagaatgaaaTTATCCAGTGAATCCTGGAGGGGTTTCAAAGGCTAGAGGTCAGAGAATTTTTAGATTATTTCAAACAGTGTAATCCTGAgttgaaaacatgaaaatcacCAAGACTGGATCTAGAACGTTTCCACTAATACAGACAACATACAGAATTTCATATGGAAAATTCAGTCAACATGTCTTTGTTTAAACTCTAACAAACAAACTAGTgttggagagagtgagagtggtGAGAAAGTGGTGCCTTACTTTGCAACaccttattttttgtttctggtttCCAGTTTCAGGAAGACACTTACCCTTTCAGGTACTGTCTTCTGCAACCACCGCTCAGACAATTTTCCACTAAGAGAACATGTGGTATTGTGATTTGCTGTTAGTCTCAGCTTTCACATGATGAAAAATTGTTTACTCTTCTTGAGTTTGATATTATTCTGTAATGAGTTTCCTGCTTTGTCACTGATCTTTATGATTAGGACTTCATAACAAAGCCGTTTTTGCTGTAAGTAGTGATGTGAAATGCAGAACTGAAGGAATTAAACACTTCACTGGTCAATCATATTGTGGTTTATTGAACAAATATTGATCTGTACTCATTAACAGCTTCTCTATTTAGAAAAATAGTTTATGCTTCCTGAGTTGTGCAAATTTGGTAAGAAAAACAGTACAATGCAGAGCCTCAGAGAAACAGTGTGATGATTGCTGAGGATGTCAGCAGGAGGATGACACTGGGACCAGCTGGTATGGCGCTGTTACACAAGTCCTGTTCACAGCAAGCCAGGGGCTTTTCACAATGCTCACTTTGCATGCAATACTTAGTGACATAATCTGCAAGATATGATGGAAAAAACTCagttttaacaacaacaaatgacacAAGGCATTCAGTACAGCAATatatcagttcagttcagaccCTGTCTAATAGATTGTGTGTATTGATATGTAGTGCTTagtattatatataaataactcTGTTGTTATAAGAACAATTTACCGTTGACAATGGCAGAGACACAGCTTTTCATGAATTCAGGACAAGTTATGATCTCTGTGCAGGCTTTAGGGTCAGTGGTTATACATGAGTAGCAGTTTAATCCACATGctgtacaaaaatacaaaatactatTACACATGGTTTTACATACTCCAAATCGAAGGCTCACAATTTtacaaatttaaacaaacaaaaaacatcagtttAAACTAATTTAGAAAAAGTTCCTTCTCAAAGAATGGAAACAAGAAATGATTAAACTACAGTGTGGAAGTGTTGCagattgtatttttaaaatcatcactgttcaaaaatatttccttccttttaaaatgatttaaaataagtatatttcatatatttacATGAGCAAATCAGTACTTTCAGATCCAACTACTCTTTCTCAGGTTGAACAACAACTGTTGTCTTTCATTGTGTATTACAGTGTTCAGCCATAGCACATAAAACTCAGCTGTTCTTACCTGTGGACAGAATCATAAACAGGATCAAAGCTGCATAAAGCCGCATtgtgaacagagagaaaaacagactttttatCAGCCCAGTGAGAAGAGATGTGCATAGAAGATGTGACCTCTTGCAAAGCCCTGCTTTTATAGTCCAGCTTCTCACTCTTCTTCCAGAACTCGAGCATGTGCATTTCCTCATGAAGCATCCTGCCTAGAAACCAATAACGCCACTCGATGTGGTTGTTGAATTGTCTGTCTGCTAACAGTGtatgtttggtgttttgtgaAGTGTGTTTAAGTCAGTTTAAGTTAAAGCAATGCAGAATGAAATTATCCAGTGAATATTGGAGGTCTTTCAAAGGCTAGAGGTCAGAGAATTGCTTGATTACAATCACTCTGTAGATTGTTTACAgttgtgtaaataaaaacataaactgaaaatgatATGGGATCATCTTGAGAAGCTGATCATC
This genomic window contains:
- the LOC121184352 gene encoding uncharacterized protein LOC121184352; protein product: MRLYAALILFMILSTACGLNCYSCITTDPKACTEIITCPEFMKSCVSAIVNDYVTKYCMQSEHCEKPLACCEQDLCNSAIPAGPSVILLLTSSAIITLFLLFFSLFTMRLYAALILFMILSTACGLQCYSCITHDPKNCTRISTCPEPLDRCFTTNVSGYITKGCRRGINCVKPASCCEEDLCNSAILTGQSVILLLVSSVITTLFH